The proteins below are encoded in one region of Fibrella aestuarina BUZ 2:
- a CDS encoding proline dehydrogenase family protein → MSPPPQPVATATLSNAQPVSFEDTSISFSSQSDFKLRKTYWLFALMNKGWLVKLGTFFIKLALNLQLPIKGLIKNTIFEQFCGGETIRDCEKTIQYLHNAHVGTILDYSVEGEENEKCFDSTVLEILRTIERASESQDIPFSVFKVTGVAETELLEAVQRGDELSEADQAAFARVRERVQTLCQRAHDKNVRIFIDAEESWIQDTIDCLAYEMMDRFNHERCVVYNTYQMYRWEMYDQLTKATEQARLKGYFLGAKLVRGAYLEKERIRSHEDEYQDPIQATKEDTDRDFNRAIDFCLTNRDVVSICLGTHNEYSCQYTIGQMKRMGIEPNDPHIYFAQLLGMSDNISYNLANAGYNVAKYVPYGPVEAVMPYLFRRAEENKSIAGQSSREFNLVKSELERRKGCKK, encoded by the coding sequence ATGTCTCCCCCTCCTCAGCCGGTCGCCACTGCCACCCTGAGCAATGCTCAACCGGTCTCATTCGAGGATACGTCGATATCCTTCTCTTCCCAGTCCGATTTCAAGTTACGAAAAACGTACTGGCTCTTTGCGTTGATGAATAAAGGTTGGCTGGTAAAATTAGGGACTTTTTTCATAAAACTGGCCCTAAACCTGCAACTGCCCATCAAAGGGCTCATCAAAAACACGATTTTCGAGCAGTTCTGCGGCGGCGAAACCATCCGCGACTGTGAGAAGACGATTCAGTACCTGCACAACGCACACGTGGGCACCATCCTCGATTATTCGGTTGAGGGGGAAGAAAACGAGAAGTGTTTTGACAGCACGGTACTTGAAATCCTCCGCACCATCGAGCGGGCCAGCGAATCGCAGGACATCCCGTTTTCGGTATTTAAAGTAACCGGCGTGGCCGAAACCGAGCTGCTCGAAGCCGTTCAGCGCGGCGACGAACTGAGCGAAGCCGATCAGGCTGCCTTTGCCCGGGTTCGCGAGCGGGTGCAGACTCTCTGCCAGCGCGCCCACGATAAGAACGTACGCATCTTCATCGATGCCGAAGAAAGCTGGATTCAGGACACGATCGACTGCCTGGCCTACGAGATGATGGACCGCTTTAACCACGAGCGTTGCGTTGTCTACAACACCTACCAGATGTACCGCTGGGAGATGTATGACCAGCTGACGAAAGCCACCGAACAGGCGCGTCTGAAAGGGTATTTCCTGGGTGCCAAGCTGGTGCGCGGGGCCTATCTGGAAAAGGAACGCATCCGGTCGCACGAAGACGAGTATCAGGATCCTATCCAGGCTACGAAGGAAGATACCGACCGCGATTTTAACCGCGCCATCGATTTCTGCCTGACCAACCGCGATGTGGTGTCGATCTGTCTGGGTACGCACAACGAGTACAGCTGCCAGTACACCATCGGGCAGATGAAGCGGATGGGCATCGAGCCCAACGACCCGCACATCTACTTTGCGCAGTTGCTGGGTATGAGCGACAACATCTCGTATAACCTGGCCAATGCCGGGTACAACGTAGCGAAGTATGTGCCCTATGGCCCCGTTGAAGCCGTGATGCCGTATCTGTTCCGGCGGGCCGAAGAAAATAAATCCATTGCTGGCCAAAGCAGCCGCGAGTTCAACCTCGTCAAGAGCGAACTCGAACGCCGGAAGGGTTGTAAAAAATAA